From the genome of Anaerobranca gottschalkii DSM 13577:
GAGTAATTCCTTAAATGCAGAAGCTACAGAAATCAAAGTTCAAGTAGATCGGGGTAAAGATAAAACAGTTATCAAAGTTATTGATAATGGAAAAGGGATGGATAGTAAAACTTTAAAAGGGGTACTAGACCTTTTAAATCAGCCCCGTCGAGATGAACTAGAAGACTACTATGGAGGATTAGCTGGTAATAGTCAAACGGCATCTGGTCTTAATATCGTAGGGATGTTGGTAGATGAGGCTAAAGTTTATAGTGAAGAGGGAAAAGGAACAACAGTAGAAGTAATTAGATACAAAAGATAACTAAAGGAGAGCTGCTCAGCTCTCCTTTAGTTATACTAAACCTATTCTCTCTTTAACGGTTTTCATGGTCTTTTCTGCCATTTCTTGTGCTCTTTGGGCTCCTTTTGTATAAACTTCTACAAGATAATCTTTATTTTCCATGTACTGATTATATCGCTCTCTAACAGGGGCTAAAGCTTCTACTACTAATTGACCTAAATCTGTTTTAAAAGGACCGTACCCTTTTCCTTCATAGCGGGACACAACTTCTTCAACGGAGATATTGGCAAATTTTGCATAAATGGTAATTAAATTTTTAATTCCAGGTTGTTCATCATTATACTGAACTACCCCTACACTATCGGTAACAGCTCTTTTGAATTTCTTAATTATCTCTTTTTCATCATCTAATAAAAAGACAGTACCATTGATATTTTCATCGGATTTTGACATTTTACTGGTTGGATCCTGTAGACTCATGATCCTAGCACCAACTTTTGGGG
Proteins encoded in this window:
- a CDS encoding ATP-binding protein; translation: MRSEKSKIQGIVKELMSNSLNAEATEIKVQVDRGKDKTVIKVIDNGKGMDSKTLKGVLDLLNQPRRDELEDYYGGLAGNSQTASGLNIVGMLVDEAKVYSEEGKGTTVEVIRYKR